A region of Micromonospora sp. WMMD882 DNA encodes the following proteins:
- a CDS encoding response regulator transcription factor, which yields MRLLVVEDETRLAGALQRGLTAEGFAVDVAVTGPAGLDAARHGGYDAMILDVMLPGLSGYELVRRLRAERHWLPVLMLSAKDGEYDQADGLDCGADDYLTKPFSYVVLLARLRALLRRGAPQRPTVLTAGDLSLDPAGRRVTVADAEVALTAREYALLEYLMRRPGEVVSKTELLDHVWDASLETAPNSVEVYVGYLRRKIGRHRLETVRGAGYRLAGR from the coding sequence GTGCGACTGCTGGTGGTGGAGGACGAGACCCGGCTCGCCGGGGCGTTGCAGCGGGGCCTGACGGCCGAGGGTTTCGCGGTGGACGTCGCCGTGACCGGCCCGGCCGGTCTGGACGCCGCCCGGCACGGCGGGTACGACGCGATGATCCTCGACGTGATGCTGCCCGGTCTGTCCGGGTACGAGCTGGTACGTCGGTTGCGGGCCGAGCGGCACTGGCTGCCGGTGCTGATGCTCTCCGCCAAGGACGGCGAGTACGACCAGGCCGACGGCCTGGACTGCGGGGCCGACGACTACCTCACCAAACCCTTCTCGTACGTGGTGCTGCTGGCCCGCCTGCGGGCGCTGCTGCGCCGGGGCGCGCCGCAGCGGCCCACCGTGCTCACCGCAGGTGACCTGAGCCTGGACCCGGCCGGCCGGCGGGTGACCGTCGCCGACGCCGAGGTCGCCCTGACCGCCCGCGAGTACGCGCTGCTGGAGTACCTGATGCGCCGCCCGGGCGAGGTGGTGTCCAAGACCGAGCTCCTCGACCACGTCTGGGACGCCAGCCTGGAGACCGCGCCGAACTCGGTCGAGGTGTACGTCGGCTACCTCCGTCGCAAGATCGGCCGACACCGGCTGGAGACCGTCCGGGGCGCCGGCTACCGCCTCGCCGGCAGATGA
- a CDS encoding sigma-E factor regulatory protein RseB domain-containing protein yields the protein MSVLTNRPVLRWVVPALAAVTVVGGGAALGRFAAEAEPALPPRTAAQLLVDLQTSRLEGLSGTVVQRADLGLPPVAGMLAERSDDLTALLAGTHTMRVWYSGPDKARIAFKDTLGERDVIRNGTDLWVWNSRTNEAAHRTLPAAKTGERPATPELPVTPAEAADQALAAISPSTEVSVGRSATVAGRSAYELVLKPRDAASLVDQVRIALDAEEHVPLRFELFAADRDEATVEVAFTQVDFGRPDADQFTFNPPPGAKVNEDAKVDGDEPTDRRPEGRTPKGAAAGKPDATTVGEGWATVFVTRLDAGATKGAAGRPDATKPDAGEPDAAALDLLGALPEVSGDWGSGRLFRGTMFSVLLTDDGRLLAGLVAPERLYEVARG from the coding sequence ATGTCTGTTCTGACCAACCGTCCGGTGCTGCGCTGGGTGGTGCCGGCGCTCGCCGCGGTGACCGTCGTCGGCGGGGGCGCGGCCCTCGGCCGGTTCGCCGCCGAGGCCGAGCCGGCCCTGCCGCCCCGGACCGCCGCACAGCTTCTGGTGGACCTGCAGACGTCCCGGCTGGAGGGGCTCTCCGGCACCGTCGTGCAGCGCGCGGACCTGGGACTGCCGCCGGTGGCCGGGATGCTCGCCGAACGCAGCGACGACCTGACCGCGCTGCTGGCCGGCACGCACACCATGCGGGTCTGGTACTCCGGCCCGGACAAGGCGCGGATCGCGTTCAAGGACACCCTCGGCGAGCGGGACGTCATCCGCAACGGGACCGACCTGTGGGTGTGGAACAGCCGGACCAACGAGGCCGCCCACCGGACGCTGCCGGCGGCGAAGACCGGCGAGCGCCCGGCCACGCCCGAGCTGCCGGTCACCCCGGCCGAGGCCGCCGACCAGGCGCTGGCCGCGATCTCGCCGAGCACCGAGGTCAGCGTCGGCCGGTCCGCCACGGTGGCCGGCCGCAGCGCGTACGAGCTGGTGCTCAAGCCGCGTGACGCGGCCTCCCTGGTCGACCAGGTGCGTATCGCCCTGGACGCCGAGGAGCACGTGCCGCTGCGCTTCGAGCTCTTCGCCGCCGACCGCGACGAGGCGACCGTCGAGGTGGCCTTCACCCAGGTCGACTTCGGTCGCCCCGACGCCGACCAGTTCACCTTCAACCCGCCCCCGGGCGCGAAGGTGAACGAGGACGCGAAGGTGGACGGGGACGAGCCGACCGACCGGCGGCCGGAGGGTCGGACGCCGAAGGGCGCCGCGGCCGGGAAGCCGGACGCCACCACGGTCGGGGAGGGTTGGGCCACCGTCTTCGTCACCCGGCTGGACGCCGGGGCGACGAAGGGCGCCGCCGGCAGGCCGGACGCCACGAAGCCGGACGCCGGCGAGCCGGACGCGGCTGCCCTGGACCTGCTGGGCGCGTTGCCCGAGGTCAGCGGCGACTGGGGCAGCGGGCGACTGTTCCGCGGCACGATGTTCAGCGTGCTGCTGACCGACGACGGCCGGCTGCTCGCCGGGCTGGTCGCCCCCGAGCGGCTGTACGAGGTCGCCCGCGGCTGA
- a CDS encoding UvrD-helicase domain-containing protein — protein MLYGRLDALRDQAGRRLAAELRADGGSMQARSQRDTAVRMYAEQVEQFSAVEQGLCFGRLDTDDGSRRYVGRIGIFDSGDDYDPLLMDWRAPAARPFYLATAANPQGVRRRRHLRTRDRKVVGLHDETLDLDTASPTGHDELTGEASLLAALNASRTGRMRDIVETIQAEQDRVIRADLHGTLVVQGGPGTGKTAVALHRAAYLLYTHRRELSTRGVLLVGPNATFLRYISQVLPTLAETGVLLRTPGDLFPGVSARRAESARVAALKGRLVMTEVLAGAVRDRQRVPDAPVDIELEQRDVLTLTPQVCRAARDRARRSGRPHNLARALFDIEVIHALADQEADRIGADPLGGENLLDEADVAEIRRELREEPAVRAALDELWPVLTPQRLLADLYADPDRIAAAAPMLTAAERALLRREPGGWAVADTPLLDEAAELLGEDQRAAAVRRERIRAQAREYAEGVLEIWRGSRSIDVEDEAEGGEILGVADLIDADRLLERQETGDSLTTAERAAADRSWAFGHVIVDEAQELSPMAWRLLMRRCPSRSMTIVGDVAQTGALAGTPSWREALAPYVADRWRLEELTVSYRTPAEIMAVAADVLARIDPDLRPPRSVRSTGTAPVDRTTPAGSLTADVVDTALAEVADLGDGRLGVIVPAARVAELGAAVTAALPEAAVGDDPALESRLVVLTVAQAKGLEFDAVVLVDPDGIVSESPRGHSDLYVALTRATRRLTLLRPV, from the coding sequence ATGCTGTACGGCCGGCTGGACGCGCTGCGGGACCAGGCCGGCCGCCGGCTGGCCGCGGAGCTCCGCGCCGACGGCGGCAGCATGCAGGCCCGCTCCCAGCGGGACACCGCGGTACGGATGTACGCCGAGCAGGTCGAGCAGTTCTCCGCCGTGGAGCAGGGCCTCTGCTTCGGCCGGTTGGACACCGACGACGGCTCCCGCCGCTACGTCGGCCGGATCGGCATCTTCGACAGCGGCGACGACTACGACCCGTTGCTGATGGACTGGCGGGCCCCGGCCGCCCGCCCGTTCTACCTGGCCACCGCCGCCAACCCACAGGGCGTACGGCGGCGGCGGCACCTGCGCACCCGGGACCGCAAGGTGGTCGGGCTGCACGACGAGACCCTCGACCTGGACACCGCCTCCCCCACCGGGCACGACGAGCTGACCGGCGAGGCGTCCCTGCTGGCCGCGTTGAACGCCAGCCGGACCGGCCGGATGCGGGACATCGTCGAGACCATCCAGGCCGAACAGGACCGGGTGATCCGCGCCGACCTGCACGGCACGCTCGTGGTGCAGGGCGGCCCGGGCACCGGCAAGACGGCGGTGGCGCTGCACCGCGCCGCGTACCTGCTCTACACCCACCGGCGGGAGCTCTCCACCCGCGGCGTGCTGCTGGTCGGGCCGAACGCGACGTTCCTGCGGTACATCTCGCAGGTGTTGCCGACCCTCGCCGAGACGGGCGTGCTGCTGCGCACCCCCGGTGACCTCTTCCCCGGGGTGTCCGCGCGGCGGGCCGAGTCGGCGCGGGTCGCGGCGCTCAAGGGCCGGCTGGTGATGACCGAGGTGCTCGCCGGCGCCGTCCGGGACCGGCAGCGGGTCCCGGACGCGCCGGTCGATATCGAGCTGGAGCAGCGTGACGTGCTGACCCTCACCCCGCAGGTCTGCCGGGCCGCCCGGGACCGGGCCCGGCGCTCCGGCCGACCGCACAACCTGGCCCGTGCCCTGTTCGACATCGAGGTCATCCACGCGCTCGCCGACCAGGAGGCCGACCGCATCGGCGCCGACCCGCTGGGCGGGGAGAACCTCCTCGACGAGGCCGACGTCGCGGAGATCCGCCGGGAGCTGCGCGAGGAGCCCGCGGTCCGCGCCGCGCTCGACGAGCTCTGGCCGGTGCTCACCCCGCAACGCCTGCTGGCCGACCTGTACGCCGACCCGGACCGGATCGCCGCCGCCGCGCCCATGCTGACCGCCGCGGAACGGGCGCTGCTGCGCCGGGAGCCGGGCGGCTGGGCGGTCGCGGACACGCCGCTGCTGGACGAGGCCGCCGAACTGCTCGGCGAGGACCAGCGGGCCGCCGCGGTCCGCCGGGAACGAATCCGCGCACAGGCCCGCGAGTACGCCGAGGGCGTGCTGGAGATCTGGCGGGGCTCCCGCTCCATCGACGTCGAGGACGAGGCGGAGGGCGGCGAGATCCTCGGCGTCGCCGACCTGATCGACGCCGACCGGCTGCTGGAACGGCAGGAGACCGGCGACTCGCTGACCACCGCCGAGCGGGCCGCCGCCGACCGGAGCTGGGCGTTCGGACACGTCATCGTGGACGAGGCGCAGGAGCTGTCGCCGATGGCCTGGCGGCTGCTGATGCGCCGGTGCCCGAGCCGGTCGATGACCATCGTCGGGGACGTGGCGCAGACCGGGGCGCTCGCCGGCACCCCGTCCTGGCGGGAGGCGCTGGCCCCGTACGTGGCGGACCGGTGGCGACTGGAGGAGTTGACGGTCAGCTACCGTACGCCCGCCGAGATCATGGCGGTGGCCGCGGACGTGCTGGCCCGGATCGACCCCGACCTGCGTCCGCCCCGCTCGGTGCGCAGCACCGGAACGGCGCCGGTGGACCGTACGACGCCGGCGGGGTCGCTGACCGCCGACGTCGTCGACACGGCGCTCGCCGAGGTGGCCGACCTCGGCGACGGGCGGCTCGGGGTGATCGTGCCGGCCGCGCGGGTCGCCGAACTCGGCGCGGCGGTCACCGCGGCGCTGCCCGAGGCCGCGGTCGGCGACGACCCGGCCCTGGAGAGCCGACTGGTGGTGCTGACCGTCGCCCAGGCCAAGGGCCTGGAGTTCGACGCGGTCGTCCTGGTCGACCCGGACGGCATCGTGTCGGAGTCCCCACGCGGCCACAGCGACCTCTACGTCGCCCTCACCCGGGCCACCCGCCGCCTCACCCTGCTGCGGCCGGTGTGA